The genomic interval CCCCGCAGCCATGTCGTCCCAGCCGCCCGAAACTGCCCCCAATGGAACCGCCAATGCTATAGAGCAGGTCGGTGATCAATCGGGGTGGACGGCGAGGCTTCGTCGTCCAAATATAGGCTTGGTCAGATGACGGAACCGGACCGCGACACTGTCGCCGACACCCCTGCGAGCATCGCAACAGATGGGGTTCAGATACCTGATGATGAGGATACGCAAACTGTGGTTTCAAGGGGATTAACCAACGCCGATTTTCAGCGGCTGGGTGTCGATCCACGCGAGGTTCGGCACATGGTGATCCGCCGTGCCGCCCTGGAAACCACCGAGCCGCTTGCGCAACGCTACTTACAGGCTCCCAGCGCCAAGCTGGAAATTCAACTGACGCAAATTGCGACATCCACCTATCGCGTGCTCGATCCGCGTCAGCGGACCGACCCTAGTCAGCGTGCCAACGTGGGACGGATCCGCCCCAATCTGATCGACTGGGCAGGACGAACGGAATTCGCGCTGGCCGAGCGTGGGGAGGAACTCGCCGAGAGCAATCGCGAGCACCTCAATGACGGCGGCGCAGCATCACGCTCCAGCGACACCCCCGCCGCTTCATCCAAGCATTCCCACACGATCGATTTTGGGTTCCTGAAATCTCGCCCGCTCGAATCACCTGATACCGTCCTTGATGACGGATTCGATCTCACCGGCAATTCTCAGTGGCCTTCGCAACACGTTTCCATTTCGACAGGCATCGATTTGGGTCTGTCGAGTTCGTTGAGTCGAAGCCTGGATTCCGGCGACCTTGTCCGTGACGACTTTCGGCGATCGCCGATCAGACGTTTTCGTTTCTGGCTCAGACAACCCGCGACACTACTCGGGCTGATTGCCATCTTGGTCGCGACCAGTGGCGGGGTACTCGGATGGTCTCTGCGTCGCAGCAGCGTTGTCATGGTCCCGACGGTTCAGTCCGACGAGCCGATCGACATTGCCCTGGTCGAATACCCCGACGCCCAATCCGGCCGAGAAAAAATCAAGAACGCCGCGGCGACTCCGCCTGCTCAAGTCACGTCACCCAAACCATCCAAGCTGGTTTCCAGGCCGGTTCCTGGATCACCAGTGAAATCGGGTTCGCAAATGGGCTCGACGGAAAGCACAGCAGCAAGCGGCGATGCATCAACCGAGCCCACATCGTCGCTTCAGATCGATCCGATCGTGTTGGCAGCACGCGCAAGAAGCCAAACCATTTCTCTCGCACAGGGCCTTGGTCATTGGTTTGCATCGGCCAGCAACCAAGTGGCATTGCAGTGGAACGAATCCTTGACGAGTCTCGCTAAGGAATTGCAGTCCAAAGCCAGCGAAATGCCCAGCGCCGTTGCATCGATTGCACCGCCTCTCGATCCAGCAGCGAGCGATCTTCCAGAGCCAAACCCGCAAGATGTTCCGCCCTATGAGGAACTGGCCAAAGCCGCGCGGGATTACATCGCCCAGCCAGTCACGGTGGCAACGCCGGTGGAGCACTTTCAAAAGGCAACCGCCGGTTTGCGTTTGCACGATCAACTGATTTGCATCGAACAATTCGTCTTGGCACAACAGCTAGCGGATCAAGTTCGTCGGCACTGCGCCTTTTCCAACGACCTGGATTTGGTCGAGCGGATCAAAGCTGACGCGGCCGTCGCTTCCGAAATGCGAGAGATGTCCAACAAGGTCGACGACATTCTGCAACGGAGTGTTACTGACGAGCCTTCGTCAGGTGATGCAGCCATTGTCGGTAGGTACTTGTGCCTCTACCAACGCAACTGGCAACGTGGAGGTTCGTGGATCGAAAACGCCAGCGATGTCCGACTTGCTTCTTTAGCAAAACAAGACGTCGAGTTGACGCAGCAATTAGCAGCTCAGCAACTCAAACGTTCTGAGATCGCAGACTTGGCGTCCAAGTGGTTCAAGATCTCAGCAAGATTCTCGGGTCGTGAAGCCGAGTCGATCGCGTTGCGAGCCCTGCACTGGTATCAGCTTGCCCTGGCCGACGACACCGAGAACGATCGAGCGAACGAATTGGGCGAAGTGCAAACGCTGCGGACACGAGCGGAAATGCAGTCGCTCATCGAATCCTTGCCGGTCCATCTGCAGCCGATCACGCCGTCTGAAGTCACAACGCCGAAAACGGACAGTCCGAGCGCTCAGCCGGTGGTCGCAAACGGGCCACGGCTGATGCACGGAACCATTCGGCCGATCGATGTCGGATCGCCATTGGGCGAGATCTTTCGACCTGGTGATCTCGTGCTCGGTTTTCAGTATTCGCCTGGGATCACGATCAGCCCGGCTCAATGGACTCAGATCGGTGAGCGTCTGTTCGTTGATGATCGATCGATCCAATTGGAACTCGCGGGCGAGTTCTCGCTCAGTGAAAGCACCACGATCGAAATCGTCTTTTCCGCTGGCGGTTCCTTGCAATCTCAATCGATCCTGATTGACTCACAGCAAGTGGACCTGACGCCGGGAAAGGACGCCGACGAAGCGTTGGCAGTGATGGCCGGGCCGGTCATCAAGAATCAGCAATCGACATCACTGAGCCTTGATCCGGGCAAGCATACCGTTCGCTGGAACGTCGTCGCCTCTCAAATCGATACGATCGTCCTCGCTTTGGTCGATGCGGACTCCAAGTCAACTGTCCATGTCACTCCCGATCCGTCCGTCGATCTCTCATCGACCCGCGGAATGGTCAGCTTGCTGCCCAGTCGATAACACAGCTTGGTTTCTCGATTTCCTCGGTTCCCGGGCCGCTACAATCAGGGCGTACCCTGACTGGCGAACACCGGAATCCGGAAACCTTTGAATGAACGCTGCTTCCACCACTCACGACTCAACCGACGCGCCCGCAATCAGCAGTTTGCAGGAACTGCTCGACAGCGGTTGGCAGTCCAAAACGGTCAAACAAGAAATCAAAGACAATTTCACCCGAATGCTGGCCTCGGGCGAGAGCCTCTTTCCCGGCATCGTCGGGTACGATGACACAGTGGTCCCGGAGATCAACCTCGCGTTGCTGGCCGGTCACGACATGCTGTTCTTGGGTGAAAAGGGGCAAGCAAAAAGTCGAATCATGCGAATGCTGACCCGATTCTTGGATCCCTGGCTGCCCTACATCGATCATCCCGATTTGCCGGTCCACGAAGATCCCACCCATCCGATCACTTCACTGGGCCGTCGTCTGATCGCAGAACATGATCCCGCCGACATCAAAATCGGTTGGTGGAATCGCAGTGAGCGGTACACCGAGCGTTTGAGCCCGGGAACAAAGTTTGCCGACATCATCGGCGAAATCGACCCCGCGAAACTGACCGGCGGCGTCAGCATGAGCGCGGAGGAAGCACTCTCGTTCGGGCTGATTCCACGGATGCACCGCGGCATCTTTGCCATGAACGAACTGCCCGAACTCGATGACCTGGTCCAAGTCGGATTGTTCAACATCCTGGAAGAACGCGACGTACAGATCCGCGGCTACCCGATCAAATTTGATCTGGATGTCTTCATTTTGTTCTCAGCAAACCCGTCGACGTACAACCGCAGCGGTAAAGTCATCCCGCAGCTAAAGGATCGGATCGGTTCGATCATTCAAACGCACTATCCGGAAAGCCGCGATAGTGGAATCGAAATCTTACAACAAGAAGTGGCACTGGACCTGGAGGGCGATTACCCGGTCACCGTCCCGTATTTCATGTACCAGCTCATCGAGGAAATCACCAATCAGGCGCGCAAGAGCAAATTCATCGATCAGGCCTCAGGGGTTTCCGCACGGTTCTCGCTCGCAAATTTCCGTAACATGGTCGCGTCCGCCCGCCAACGCGGAATCGTTCACGACGAACGACCTGCCGTGCCCCGCATCAGCGACCTCGGTCACTTGTATTCCAGCTCACTGGGCAAGTTAGAACTGGACCTGATGGGCACGCATCAGATGAGTGAGAAACAAGTGCTCGACAGCGTGGTCGCCAAAGCAATCGAAGTCGTCTTTAAGGAATACGTGGAAGAACACGGGCTTTCGGCGATCGCAGAAATCTTTCGCGGTGGCGTCCGCGTGGTCGTCGGCGACATGCTGCCCAGCAGCCAGTACGCGGAACGACTCAAAAGCGTCCCGCCGGCATGGGAAGCCGCCTTTGAAGTCAACGCGAGCGAGAGCGAAGCCGTCCGCGCCAGTTGTGTCGAGTTTGTCCTCGCCGGCCTGTACAGCATGGAACGCATCAGTCGTTCCCAACAACACGGCAAGATCGAATACGAGACCTAAGAAACGTGGGGCAGGTTTGTAACCTGCCAATTCCAAACGGCAGGTTGAAAACCTGCCCCACGTGTTGTCCATCCGACGAGTCCTCAGCACCATCATGAAATACCGACCCGGCGGCATCATCCATTCGTACCAAAAGTACGATCCGATTTCGTTCCCGCCACCAACGCAGGAACCGCCGGACTTGGTCACGCCCGCGTTCGAACAAGCCTTGATGTACGGCAACTTTCGGGAATTGAGCGAAGAAGAACTGGCCAGAGCGGTCCGCCTGGACCCCAGCCAGATCGCCGGACTCGGTCCCAGCATCGACTTCCTCAAAGCGTTGCTGGAAGAACGCAAACGCAAGATCTTGGAAACCTACGAAACCCGTGGCGTGCAAAAGAAATCCCGCAAAGCCTTCTCGCAGGCCGCCAAGGATGTCCGAGTGCCGCAAAAGCTGGAGAAATCATTTCAACAAGCGATCCGTACTGAACAACCTTATCTGCTGGAAAGCATCTGGTACCGCATCGGCGACGATCACAGCGCCGCAGCCACAGGTCTTTTGAATGTCGCCCAGCGAATGAGCGAAAAACACCAGATCGAGGAACTCGTCAGCAAATATGAGTTCACCGGCAACGAATCGATGACGGTGCCCAAAGCGTTGGAGATCAAAGAGGAACTGGAAAAGATCGACGAGTTGCTCAGGCAACTGGAAGAAGCGTCCAAGACGGCACAAATCGGCTTGATCGACATGGACATGCTCGGCGAGTTTGCCCAGCCTGGCGACATGGAACAACTCGAGGAAATGCGTCGCCAAGTCGAGAACTTGATCCGCGAGCAAGCCGAACGTCAAGGTCTGCAGCGTGACTCCAGCGGAGCGTTTCAGCTCACACCCCAAGCGTACAAGATTTTCCAGGGTCGGTTACTGGAACGAATTTTCAGCTCGTTGGCTCCCTCTCGGAGCGGACGACACACCGGTGACGTGATCGGCGAAGGAGCCGTGGAGTTGCAGCAAACCAAACCCTATGAGTTTGGTGACTCCGTCGCCAACATGGACATGCCGCAAACCGTGATCAACGCCTTGCTGCGTCAAGGAGATGAGCGACCGCTGCGACTACGTGGCGACGATATCGTGGTCCACAAGACACGCAATCACCCCCGCTGTGCCACTTGCGTGATCATGGATATGAGCGGTTCGATGCGATACGACGGCCAGTACATCAATGTCAAACGCATGGCGCTCGCCCTGCAAGGTTTGATTCAAAAGGATTACCCCGGCGACTTCCTTCGCTTCATCGAGATGTACACCTTTGCCAAACTCGTCAAACCGGGCGAGATCATCGATCTAATGCCCAAACCGGTCACAATCCATGACCCGTGGGTACGGCTCAAAGCCGACATGAGTGACGAATCGATCAGCGAAGTGCAGATCCACCCTCACTTCACCAACATCCAACGCTCACTGCAACTTGCTCGCCAAAACCTGATCAACGCCGACACACCCAATCGTCAGATCGTGCTGATCACCGACGGCCTGCCGACGGCTCATTGCGAAGGCGAGTGGTTGTACATGCTGTACCCACCGGATCCTCAGACCGAGCAAGCCACGATGCGGGAAGCCCAACTTTGCCAACGCGAAGGCATCACGATCAACATCTTCCTCGTCCCCAGTTGGTCACAGAGCGAAGAAGACATCCGGTTTGCCAGTCGTTTGGCGCAGTCAACCTCCGGCCGCGTGTTCTTCACCAGCGGCAACAACCTCGACCGATTCGTCCTCTGGGACTACGTCCAAAACAGACGAGAAATCATCTCCTAAATTCCCCCCGCGTTCTGCTGCTCAAGCTACATCGGCTCAGCACTAAACTCCGAAACGACCCATCCCAGAATCAGCACTGGATCAGGCATTAATTCTGCGTGTTGGCATTGCCTGCGGCGAGCACCTTTCTGCGGACATAGGGGCTTACCTCATCCGGGCCGTGCTCCTTGAGGAACGATTGCAGATAGAGCAGACGTGCGTTCTGGATGCTGTCGGCACCGTACTGGAAGTCGAACGTGGTGTATTTTTTAAATTGGTTCCGGCATCGCTGATCGAGTGCTTGCCAAAAAGCGGGCCAGATATTGCGTCGCAAATCGGTCGCCAGCGATCCATGAATTGCAGCTTCCGCTGTCGCATCATCTTTGCCTTCGACGTTGTAAACATCGCGCGACCCGCGATTGCAAGCCTCAAAATCGAAGGCTGCGATTTGGCGGCCGCTTTCTATTTCAAATACAATCGCTTCACCGCCCCAATACCCAGAATGAAATGACCATTCACCTTCCGTCTTGATCGGTTCCCCTGGATTTGAAATCACCGTGCGAATGACAATCACGTATTGGACATCTCGCCAGCTATCTGCAGCCCGCTTTGCAAAGGTGTCGTGCTTCGGATCTGTGGACGAATACCTCAAGTCTTCCTTCACCGACTGTGCAATGTCGCGGAAAGCGTACGTCGCAAGCCGTCTGGGGAGTGGACTTTCGTAGTCACTGTCCCAAGCCTTGAACTCTTTCAAACCGGCCTCTTCTTCAGAACTCATCTCCGGTGGCAGCGCGTCTTTTGAAATCGGCTCCAAGTCCGTCGCGCGGACCCAGACTGTGTTGGGGTCGATGTTAAAACGCAACTCCAAATCCGAAAATTCTTTCTTCTGTTCGGGATCCATTTGTTCACTGGCCTCTCCAATCGGGATCGCGTCGCACGCTTGTTTGACCAGGGCAAGCTGATTCGCTCTGCGAACATAAAGTTTGTGGTTCTCCGTAACGTCGTGCTCAATCCGCTCACGCAGCCGATCTTCGTCTGACTTCATCCAGGAACAGCCAACGAAGCAGCACATTGCTAAGAGCCAACAGAAGCAAGTGAGCTGCTGGTTTGTGAATCGAATCGGAAGATTTCGTCGCTGGTGTTTTTGTGCCGCGATGTCGGTTGAAGGCGATTCGTTCATCAAAGGTTTCTTTCTCAATGGTTTCTTTGGAATGGCCAAATGGTGCCACCCAATGCTGATAATGATTTTGTAAATTTGAGATAAGTCTTGATGCGACAAAGCTTCTGGTTTGAAATGCGGGTTATTACACTCCCTACCTCAAACCCGAATGGATTGCCGGGGTGTCGCACCAAGACAAGGATGATCTTCACACACCAGCCGCTCAGCTGAAAGAGCTATTTGAACTGTTACCGGCCTCGATGCGGTCGTAGTTCTCGCCTTTTTTGGGCCGGAATGTGGTCTTATTTTAGCGTAATTCTTACACCGTGAATTCGGTACACTTTCTCCCGCCCTCGCAGCCTGCACCTCGCACCCCGCTTTTCAAAAAATCTTAATCGTACCCCGCCGCTACCTCGCCCCTTTTCAAACGCGTTGTACGTAAATGAGAGGGCACATGGGTGGTCTTTCTCGCCCACTGTTCTTCTCATGCGAACTCGGGGGAGCCATGGAGACGCGATGGATTTTTGCTTCCACAATACAACGCGTCCAACAGCTCGCCTTGCTCAAATGTTCTCCCTGTCCACACTGCAAGCACACCGGGACGTTGAATCGACACGGCGTCCTCAAAGGCTACGACGAGCAGGATTTCAAGCACAAATCCATCCGAGCGAAACGCATCTTTTGCAGCAATCGTGGAAACGCCAACGGCTGCGGTAAAACTTTCAGCGTTTGGATCGCCGCCAAGGCTGCCCGCTGCCGGTACCTCCCTGTCGCCTATCCTGCCAAGGGAAAGATCGTGCTGCGTCACGAACGTCATCGCGATGGCGACGTGATCGTCTACGAAGGTGGCCGCCGGATCGGTAAGGCCCGCCTGCTGGATGCCGTGGCCAACGGCATGATGCGCCGGAAAGAAGCCTCGTGAGCCTCGGGCGCTAGCCGTGGGCCTCAA from Stieleria varia carries:
- a CDS encoding magnesium chelatase, which encodes MNAASTTHDSTDAPAISSLQELLDSGWQSKTVKQEIKDNFTRMLASGESLFPGIVGYDDTVVPEINLALLAGHDMLFLGEKGQAKSRIMRMLTRFLDPWLPYIDHPDLPVHEDPTHPITSLGRRLIAEHDPADIKIGWWNRSERYTERLSPGTKFADIIGEIDPAKLTGGVSMSAEEALSFGLIPRMHRGIFAMNELPELDDLVQVGLFNILEERDVQIRGYPIKFDLDVFILFSANPSTYNRSGKVIPQLKDRIGSIIQTHYPESRDSGIEILQQEVALDLEGDYPVTVPYFMYQLIEEITNQARKSKFIDQASGVSARFSLANFRNMVASARQRGIVHDERPAVPRISDLGHLYSSSLGKLELDLMGTHQMSEKQVLDSVVAKAIEVVFKEYVEEHGLSAIAEIFRGGVRVVVGDMLPSSQYAERLKSVPPAWEAAFEVNASESEAVRASCVEFVLAGLYSMERISRSQQHGKIEYET
- a CDS encoding VWA domain-containing protein encodes the protein MKYRPGGIIHSYQKYDPISFPPPTQEPPDLVTPAFEQALMYGNFRELSEEELARAVRLDPSQIAGLGPSIDFLKALLEERKRKILETYETRGVQKKSRKAFSQAAKDVRVPQKLEKSFQQAIRTEQPYLLESIWYRIGDDHSAAATGLLNVAQRMSEKHQIEELVSKYEFTGNESMTVPKALEIKEELEKIDELLRQLEEASKTAQIGLIDMDMLGEFAQPGDMEQLEEMRRQVENLIREQAERQGLQRDSSGAFQLTPQAYKIFQGRLLERIFSSLAPSRSGRHTGDVIGEGAVELQQTKPYEFGDSVANMDMPQTVINALLRQGDERPLRLRGDDIVVHKTRNHPRCATCVIMDMSGSMRYDGQYINVKRMALALQGLIQKDYPGDFLRFIEMYTFAKLVKPGEIIDLMPKPVTIHDPWVRLKADMSDESISEVQIHPHFTNIQRSLQLARQNLINADTPNRQIVLITDGLPTAHCEGEWLYMLYPPDPQTEQATMREAQLCQREGITINIFLVPSWSQSEEDIRFASRLAQSTSGRVFFTSGNNLDRFVLWDYVQNRREIIS